The region AAACACCAGCACACGCACCACCAAAACAAACCCCAACACTACCATCTCCAACATCACCACCAGCTGCCCCAGGATATCAAGGGTAAATCAACCTCAACCAATCAACTCACTCCAAGTCGCGACCCAAGCCAAGCTCCTTCCACTCCTACTCttcccactgctgctgccaatgCTGGCACTGTTCCTTGCGCCTGTACTATAACCACACCAGCCCCTGGATCCGGATCTGGCGGCAGCTTGAATAACCTCTCCACAACCCACGACGAGTCCGAGCGGGACTTTGATTTTGTGATAGCGCCACAGCCGGGCGGATGTCTGTGCGAGGAGTGTGGCGTGTTCGCCCCGCCTAGCACCAGTGCCACGGCCAGCACGCTGATGGCCGACGAGTGCTACTCCCACACAGCCTCCTCCATGCTGAGTGCCACACGCAGTGCCCTCTCCACAATGGCGGCCATTGCCACGGGCAGCAACCTGGGTGGTGGTAGCTCTGTCGGAGGCGCCAGCACAAGtgcggccgctgccgctgcgcaTGCGCATGGGGGGCACCCTcccgctgcagctgccgccTCCGCACCCGCCAAGAACAGCTCCGCCTCGACCCTCTGCTCCTCGGCCTACTTCTCCACGTCGGCGCCCACCACTAGCAGCTCGGTGCACAGCATGTCGCGCTCTAACAGCAAGAAGCTGAATAACAACACTTGCAGCATAAACCATAACAAGCTCAGCTtccgcagcggcagccacgtgagtcaaTTGAACCTGccccagcatcagcaacagaatcagaatcaacaGTATCAGCAGAAGCGAGATCTTTCATCCTCATCGCCGCTTCAGTCGCCGACCCAGAAGTCGTGCGACTCGTCCGATATGGATGCGGACGGGGGGAACACCACGGATGGTGACCCCAAAAGTCCGAACAGCGCCAGATCCTCCGATCTATCTGAAACTTTCGACTGGTGGTTCAATAAGCCCAAGCGTAACTCTAAAAAGAGCAGGTATCTAATCACCGCCTTAACTATTGTAGACCGTTGCCATTGAAATCGCAAAGCAAGCACCCAAAAGACAATCAGTAAATATGCCAGTCACCCGCAGTCATCCCGCTACGCTACTCCACGTCATGCCCCCAGTCTACTGACTACCCCTTACACCTTATGCCTGAGCACTGAACACTGAACACTGAACACCTGTCCTgtccacacactcacacacaacaCAAGACACGCTGTAAAAACACACGTTACACAACACAGATCCATAAGTACAGTCTCGCACAGAGCATCCGCTTTGCCTGCTTTCATATATATACTCTACTCGTACACGAAACAGAAAACGGAACAGAAAATCCCATAAATGTTTGATTTGATTAAGTGGAAGAACAGAATCCAATGCAATAAtaatgtatttcttttttaaatcaCTTCTCATCATCGGTCATCCCATTGCCACAAACATGAATCACgatcccgatcacgaaaacaCCATACGCACAAAACAACACTGAAATCACCCAACACTTGAATGACACAGTGCACACCAATGCGAAAAACAACATCtccaccaacaccaacaccaacagcaacaccaacaactacaccaagaacaacaactGCAATCCAAAGCAATGACATTTTGGCATCAAGCATCGACCACACCGCGCTCTAGTTATCGCTCTTTCTTCAATTCTCTTGCCGATCaaatatatagcaaacgttcTACATCGAGTcaattaaatataaacaatggattTAATTTAACACCAACACATAGATCGTCTCCAGTGAGtagttgttgtggcagtagtaGCCAGGGGCGATCCAGTCCGGACACGGATAATCCAGAGCCGCCAGAGTTTCCGCTGAGTCCAGGTTAGCATGCCGCCAGGGTGTTTCGACCATGTTCGTACACCTATTGCCTTGACATTAACATGACACatgtaaatggaaatgttAATGTTCATGTGGATGTGTTGCTCTTCCCTTTGATTTCTCTTCTTGTTTTTACCTTCTTCTTTTCCATTATCGTTTATTGAGCAACTTGATGTAcccaccaccacaccaccaccatcgCCTCTCTCACGTTACTTACGTCTTACGTCTTCTTATCCAAtcaaaaaaatacttaaatatatagatatatatgataaaataaaagaaaaaagacGAATTTATGTTCTATCTATCTTTTAGTTGAATCGTTGCATCTGTTTCTACGGTACACCTTCCGCCTACAGTGCGGGCtctttttttcaattttgatttatatttctctcctttctctctctcgctgtctctatatctctctctgtggtaCTTGTATTTATTGAGTTTGCAATGGCGCTTTCACTTTTGATTTCCTTCGATcacacagatatacatatatacatatatatgtacctataaATATATGCTCATCACGGATCTTTGATTATTTGTAACAGTGTAAAAGCGAATATTATGTTGTTCTTTCAGTGTATGCCCTCCCCAAACAATGTTGTTGTCGCTGATCCACATCATAGCTCCGAAATCATTAAGCtaatgccacaaaaatcaCCCAGAGCTCCGCTTTTGCCCAGAGCCAAATGTTgagaattttaatttaaaatattgtCATGCTTTCGTTCTGCATTATTATTTGCCTGTTGAGTGTCCACCTATGAGAGATGCCTACATATTTATATCTTTAAATTGTTATTACTTATCACAATCCAATACTAACATCCAGCTAACTTTATGTGCAGTGTTGAGAGTGTAATCCGAAAGGTACTTCTTCCAAATGTGACTAATATGCGTAGTCCCAGTCCTCGTAGAATCTGTAAAACTGTATTGCATCCAAATTGTTTCTAATTTCGTTGTGTTCCTTtaatgtgtgcgtgtatgtagtatgtgtgtgcgttttaTCCGAATAATTCTATAATTCTAATTCTAAcaagaaaattttgatttatctTAATTTACTTACatttaaaactttaatttaaaataGCTTTCGAGCGTAAATCTATATAAACTTTTAGTACGAttacgatatatatattttttccctTCTGTTTTGTACTTGAACATTAATTGAGCAATGAATCATATATGGTTCTGCTCTTCCTCTGAGTGAACCGACTATCCATGCAACAATATAATGATCCTGAACCCGACTAACTCTCTGCCGTTTATCCCTTAACACAGCCGAGCTGCCGCAGTATTTGACCCGTTTCCAATGGGACATGGCCAAGTATCCGATCAAGCAATCGCTGCGCAACATTGCTGATATCATTTCCAAGCAGATTGGCCAGATCGATGGCGACCTGAAGACCAAGTCCCAGGCCTACAACAACCTCAAGGGAAATCTGCAAAACctggaaaagaaaaagacgTGAGTGCAGTCGAATCTTTAGTCAATGTTTACACATATTAACCATCCATTGCTATCCTATCCCTTCCACAGTGGCAGCTTGCTGACCAGGAACCTGGCCGATTTGGTCAAAAAGGAGCACTTCATTCTGGATTCGGAATACCTGACCACTCTGCTGGTCATTGTGCCCAAGTGAGTTTGTAGAGAGATATTCCCGACTTCAGTTAACATACTTCAAACCTTCAAAACTTCCCCAAAAACAGAGTCCTGACCAATGACTGGCATGCCAATTACGAGAAGATCACGGACATGATCGTGCCACGCTCAACGCAGCTCATTCAGGAGGACAGCGACTACTGTCTCTTCAATGTGACGCTCTTCAAGAAGGTCACCGAGGAGTTCAAGCTACATGCCCGCGAGCGCAAATTCATTGTTCGTGACTTCGTCTACAACGAAGAAGAGCTGGCCGCCGGCAAGAACGAGATGACCAAGCTGATGACGGACAAGAAGAAGCAGTTTGTATGTAATGCCTCAACTGATAAGGGTGCAATGTACTAATCCTCCTCCAATTTACTAACGATACCAGGGACCCCTTGTGCGTTGGCTGAAGGTTAACTTCAGTGAGGCATTCTGTGCCCTCATTCACGTGAAGGCGCTGCGCGTCTTTGTAGAATCTGTGCTGAGGTACGGCCGTAATTGATCATTTCTAAAAAGTGCTGGGCACTAATGATTGTATTGTATTTCCCATAGATACGGGCTGCCGGTCAACTTCCAGGCCATTCTGATCGAGCCCAACAAGAAGAGCGTGAAGCGTTTGCGTGATGTGCTCAACCAGCTTTACGGACATCTGGATGGTGCCTCGGCTGGCGGTCAAGTCAGCAGTGCTGATGTGAGTTTCCAATTATTAACGATTGAATTCGTTAAAATTTATTTGGTTCAATGCTCTATTTTTATAGAATGTGGATATACCCGGCCTGGGCTTTGGCCAGTCCGAATACTATCCCTATGTGTTCTACAAGGTCAATATCGATATGGTTGAGCAAAGCAAGGTTTAAGATGTGCCGCCTGCTACACCCATCAATGCAACCATCCAGCCAGCCCACAAAATACATAATACACACACAACCAAGCAAATATACTATTGAAATCCATCGGCTGAACCAAGCATTCGCAGTTGCTTTGGCAAAATTAAACAGAATTAAAAGcagaaatgaaatgaacagaaagaaaatagttaaatttaaataattttagtCATTGTTATAtaattattgttgttatttatGTTTGCGCGTGTGCAGAATTCTGTTTCAACTTAACTTCCGGCTAGAGAAATCACAAGACGCGTCAGCAATCCAAACAAAACTAAGCAAAAACGAACCGGACGTTTGCAGTCCTCCCAGATATTGTAGGAGCTTCTATTTTGTATCCTGTCCCCTGTCCATCTTTAGTTtgcaaaccagtattttatgTTGTTCTAATGCCGTACTATGATTATTACCATATGATGAATGATATGAATGTTTAACACGTAGCTAAAGCCCAGGCGTTCCAGTCTCCTTTTGTGTTTGGTAGCAATCCAATAAACATTTGagttaaattttgttttaaaacgCCTTTTGTCTCGTTTCGTGCTTCTGCTCCACTCGGtatatgtatctttttctgtgtctgtgactAACAAAAAGCAATccaacagcagccaacaacCAATAGCATGCCCTACAACTAATGTAAGCAGAAAGGAGGTGTTCCGTGGGAAGCCAATCTAACAAAATATTGATCCAAAGTAAACAAATAACTAACGAAAGTATTGTATTTATAAATGTTGCCTAGATATCAAAATGTTAATAACTATTCGCGCATGTTTCAACACTAATCGCAATGAGAATCGCCCGCAGTCAGACTATTTTTGTGGCTCTGCTTATTGTTTCGTCTCTACTACAACTACTATTCTTTAATTTATACAAACTCTTACCCTGAGTGTTGAGTGTGTAAAGCCCCTCCCTAACCACCGCCAGTTGCTGCAATGAGAGCCTGAATAGGGATCAGATCGGTGGGATTGCATCGGGCGAAATGAACAATAAtatttgtacgagtatgtagttttttttttcagtttttcctATTGTCGGGCCGCAAGTTGTGTGCACCAATTTAAGCAAATCGTGAGAGAGATACAGtatctaaatataaatattttaaaactatGCCTAATATGTGTATACAAAACAGAAACTATGTAATTGTCATTGCGTTATATAAGGTGCAATTAAGACATCCttgtaaataattataaagaaagaaagacaTTCCCAACTTTGTTTCGTTATCAATTGATTGCATCGGAGTACAGAGCCCACAGTTTGCTCTGTTTATTATTCCCTGCGATACATTCCTTTTAGCTTAGTTTAGGTGTTAGCTTAGACGGCTGGCTGTCGGGTTGGGTTCCGTTTCTCAAGAACCCGTGGGATCTGTGCACATCATCCCGTGTCTTGAGGGGCATAGCGCGTCAGAAGTGTTTCCCCATTCGGCTGCTCTAAGAAAGTTTCCTTTATACATTAATTTCCTTCATGATTAATGCTCAAATTTCCTGTTTGGTTTTGCTCTGCGAGGAGGCATTTCGCGATATTTTGAGAATATTCGGCGGCTTCGGCTGGTTTTTGTCCGCCTCGTACTGGGCACGGTGCAGCCGCTGGCGATGCTTGTACATGTTGGCACTGCAGAAGAATGTCATTGGACAGTTCGGACAGGTATAGAGTACTTCGCCGGTGTGCGTGGACGTGTGTTCCTGCCAAACAGATTTAAGAGAGCAATAGAAATCGCTGGTTGGGAGGGATAATCAGCTTCACACTCACCTTCAGTTCTTGCGGACGCTTAAATGCCTTCTCGCACATGGTGCACTTGAATTTGCGTTCGCACTCGTGATTGTGATAGACGTGACGACGAAGCGCTCGAGCATTAGGCGAGAGTTTGGAACAGATGTGGCACCGGTGCTCACCAGCGCTCTCCACATGAATGCTCTTCATATGTTGCTTCAGGCCAGTCATGCCCTTGAGCCAGGCCCCGCAGATCTGACATTGCTTCAGCTCCGGCTCGGGCCGCGGCTTGTCCGAGTGCATTAGCTCCTGGTGCTTCTTGAGGATGATTTTTGTGCGCATCTGCTTGCCGCACTTGTCGCAGATGATGGTGCTCTCGGGATCATGCATAGAACTCATATGGTTCTTAAGCTTTCGCTCGGTTAGGAATCTGTTGGGATACGATAACCGTTTATTTCAGATCTGACGGGAATCTTAAATTGTACTCACTTCTTGTTGCAAACGCTGCATGTAAATTTGAATTCGGACTTAGGGACATGCTTGTTTAACTTGTGATAGTCTATGGCTGTCTTGCTGAGAAAGACCTTCGAGCACAGGTCGCAGTTAAAGGTTAGCTTGACGGCCGGATCCATGTGGACCTGGTTATGTGACTCCAGGTGCCTTGAGTTCTGGAATGTTTTCTCGCAGATGGCGCACTTGAAGTGCTCTGGGTTCCAGTGGACCTGTACATGTTCCGCAAGAACTTTTCGTTGGCTGAATTTGCGGCCGCAGCACATCACGTAGCCAGGATCAACCTGGTGGGTGAGACGATGATGTCGCTGCATGTCCGTAAAGTTTTGCACCGACAGATTGCAGATCGGACATGCCAGCACGCTGTTGAAGAACTTGCCAATGATGGTGTCgtactcctcctgctgcttcttgcGTTGTTCCAGTAGTTCTCGGGACATGCGCACCTTCGGCTCAGACGGCTTCGTTCTCTTTTTGTACTTCTTGGGCCGCACCACAGTTCTCTTGGGTACAACAGCAAACTCCAGCTTATCTTTATTGTCTAACTCAAAGTCTGAGTCGGTGTCTTCATCACTCCCTCCCGAGTTGTCATCGAAACTGTGGTCGCTTGTCGCAAGGCCATCGTCGATGTTGCAGCAGAAATCTGGATCTTCGTCGATAAACTCGTTTTCCTCCTCTTCTGATTTAAGAATCAGTGATACATCCTCTTCAGTCTTGGCAGCGGATTCAATGGGAGTGTCCACTTTGCGTGGACGGCCTCGTCTTTTTCTTGTCTCTGCTGCCGCCGGCTCGACCGCCGCCTCTTCGTTATCAATACATGCTCCATCCTCAGCTTTTACGCGCTTTCTCAAGCGCCGCGCTGCCGGAGTGGTAGACTCCTCTTGGACAGGCTGTGTGTTTGCTGTGGATTCAAGGATCTCAATCCTAGGTAAGTGGTCCAGCTCATGCTCCTCTATTTTCACCTCGGGATAGAAGAAATTTCTCCCGCAGCCGAGTTCTGGTTGGTCCTGTGCTCTGACATCATCCACGCACCCTAATTTGGGGGTCTCGATTAAGTGGCATTGCGTGAGCGGATCATCCTCCATCAACAGGACCTTAGTTTCCTGCAGAGAGCTCTGTGCTTGGCTAACAAACTCATGTAGCGCGTGAAATTCTGAAACTGTTTTCCAGCATCGTCCGCACACCCGGTCCGGACTGTTTTCCGTCACTTTCAGTGGAAAGTGTTTGCCTATTATCCTGGCTACCTCCAGCTCGCTTCCTCTCGCGGAGTGTACACCAATGAGCTCCCCAAACGACGATGGATACTCACACATGCAGAGTAAACACATCGTTGCATCGGCTAGAAAGGAAAGGACAATTcaatagatacatagataaaCTGTGGCGTCCTCGACTATGTCTGTCCATGGGCGGCAGGAGCTCCTAGCTCTTGCTACTAAAATTTAGTGCGAAGGCACTCTTACCCATTGTGATGTTGAGTCTTTTTTACAGAAGATTGATCCCCATTTAATGAATTGTTAGtaaatgcaattatttatttactaaattgttaaaaaaaactCAGTTGCAAACAAAATTACAGCTGTTCGTAGAGATGCTGCAGCTTTGTATCGATATATACAGTGCAAAGCAATTTCGATAGTTCcaatatatattcttttgCCGCAACCTCGTTGTCCTAACACACCTTCTTAATTGATGTAAATCAAATTCATAGTCttgattatttatttcgaAGTACTCTTAATCATGAAATCAATCAGTTAATTGAATCAGTATCCACATAATCCGGAGCACTGTGGCATCTATAATGTATCGATAGTAATGTCGATAGTTGTGTATCAAGCTGGATTAAATGTTGagttgaaatattttgttaaaagatttaacaaatatttactGACTGCCCATGTCCTTCTTGACATTTTCCTAATAATCAACTAACTAAGAAACTATTAAACGACAATCAAGGACATCAGTAAGTATCGGATTTATACTAGTCCGAACCGGACAATGGGCACTTGTTTACTTATATAGTTTTATATTGTCAGATCTTCAAGCCATGTCTGTCACcattgaaaatataaaaacagtGGCTAAGTGCAGCAGTCCGCAGAGTagagaaagcagcaaaaaagaaGCCCCCACTAATAGGTCAAGGAAGACTGTTTGGTTCACCATTGACGATGTTCTGCAGGAGACTGTTTGCCCCAGCTGTGGCAGAAAGATGATCGCGTTCAAAAACCCCATTGCCCATGTGAAAAAGTGCTTCAGTATAAGACGACTCGGTACTGTATACAGACTCCATGGCTACACGGAGTGCAAGTGCGGGCTTCTCATATCCGACAAACCAAAAGCCAAGAAGCTCCATGTTTGTGTGGTAAGTACTCTCTTTAGTGCCTGTTCCAAATGGATTTGTCTACAATTTACAAATTTCACAGGGGGCAGTTCCTGATTTTGACCCAGTCTTCTCATATGAGCCAGAGGAGCCTTTGTCGCTCTCGCCTGCACCTGAACCTTCGCCTGCAAAGCACCCGCCCGTTAAGATTTTGGAGCAAAAAGTACTGCAGCCTAAAGCTGAAGTTTGGATTCGCAACTTTGTTACTCCCATTAAAGTTGACTACACCGAGGTCCCGGAGGTGGAAAAGCCGATTTCCAAACACAATCCCAACCTCaaaccgaagccgaagccgcgGGTGCGCAACTTTGATAGGCGGACAATATGTCAAGAGCCCGACGATGTATGCGTCT is a window of Drosophila pseudoobscura strain MV-25-SWS-2005 chromosome 3, UCI_Dpse_MV25, whole genome shotgun sequence DNA encoding:
- the Vha44 gene encoding V-type proton ATPase subunit C isoform X1, giving the protein MMSEYWIISAPGEKTCAQTFDTMNNLTSKQHNLCNNYKFHIPDLKVGTLDQLVGLSDDLGKLDSYVEQITRKVAVYLGEVLEDQRDKLHENLLANNSPGPPDEIPCRHHQRIKNLSLRHQRKHQHTHHQNKPQHYHLQHHHQLPQDIKGKSTSTNQLTPSRDPSQAPSTPTLPTAAANAGTVPCACTITTPAPGSGSGGSLNNLSTTHDESERDFDFVIAPQPGGCLCEECGVFAPPSTSATASTLMADECYSHTASSMLSATRSALSTMAAIATGSNLGGGSSVGGASTSAAAAAAHAHGGHPPAAAAASAPAKNSSASTLCSSAYFSTSAPTTSSSVHSMSRSNSKKLNNNTCSINHNKLSFRSGSHVSQLNLPQHQQQNQNQQYQQKRDLSSSSPLQSPTQKSCDSSDMDADGGNTTDGDPKSPNSARSSDLSETFDWWFNKPKRNSKKSSAHQCEKQHLHQHQHQQQHQQLHQEQQLQSKAMTFWHQASTTPRSSYRSFFNSLADQIYSKRSTSSQLNINNGFNLTPTHRSSPVSSCCGSSSQGRSSPDTDNPEPPEFPLSPAELPQYLTRFQWDMAKYPIKQSLRNIADIISKQIGQIDGDLKTKSQAYNNLKGNLQNLEKKKTGSLLTRNLADLVKKEHFILDSEYLTTLLVIVPKVLTNDWHANYEKITDMIVPRSTQLIQEDSDYCLFNVTLFKKVTEEFKLHARERKFIVRDFVYNEEELAAGKNEMTKLMTDKKKQFGPLVRWLKVNFSEAFCALIHVKALRVFVESVLRYGLPVNFQAILIEPNKKSVKRLRDVLNQLYGHLDGASAGGQVSSADNVDIPGLGFGQSEYYPYVFYKVNIDMVEQSKV
- the Vha44 gene encoding V-type proton ATPase subunit C isoform X2, whose product is MMSEYWIISAPGEKTCAQTFDTMNNLTSKQHNLCNNYKFHIPDLKVGTLDQLVGLSDDLGKLDSYVEQITRKVAVYLGEVLEDQRDKLHENLLANNSPGPPDEIPCRHHQRIKNLSLRHQRKHQHTHHQNKPQHYHLQHHHQLPQDIKAELPQYLTRFQWDMAKYPIKQSLRNIADIISKQIGQIDGDLKTKSQAYNNLKGNLQNLEKKKTGSLLTRNLADLVKKEHFILDSEYLTTLLVIVPKVLTNDWHANYEKITDMIVPRSTQLIQEDSDYCLFNVTLFKKVTEEFKLHARERKFIVRDFVYNEEELAAGKNEMTKLMTDKKKQFGPLVRWLKVNFSEAFCALIHVKALRVFVESVLRYGLPVNFQAILIEPNKKSVKRLRDVLNQLYGHLDGASAGGQVSSADNVDIPGLGFGQSEYYPYVFYKVNIDMVEQSKV
- the Vha44 gene encoding V-type proton ATPase subunit C isoform X3, whose translation is MMSEYWIISAPGEKTCAQTFDTMNNLTSKQHNLCNNYKFHIPDLKVGTLDQLVGLSDDLGKLDSYVEQITRKVAVYLGEVLEDQRDKLHENLLANNTELPQYLTRFQWDMAKYPIKQSLRNIADIISKQIGQIDGDLKTKSQAYNNLKGNLQNLEKKKTGSLLTRNLADLVKKEHFILDSEYLTTLLVIVPKVLTNDWHANYEKITDMIVPRSTQLIQEDSDYCLFNVTLFKKVTEEFKLHARERKFIVRDFVYNEEELAAGKNEMTKLMTDKKKQFGPLVRWLKVNFSEAFCALIHVKALRVFVESVLRYGLPVNFQAILIEPNKKSVKRLRDVLNQLYGHLDGASAGGQVSSADNVDIPGLGFGQSEYYPYVFYKVNIDMVEQSKV
- the LOC4803803 gene encoding transcription factor grauzone — encoded protein: MADATMCLLCMCEYPSSFGELIGVHSARGSELEVARIIGKHFPLKVTENSPDRVCGRCWKTVSEFHALHEFVSQAQSSLQETKVLLMEDDPLTQCHLIETPKLGCVDDVRAQDQPELGCGRNFFYPEVKIEEHELDHLPRIEILESTANTQPVQEESTTPAARRLRKRVKAEDGACIDNEEAAVEPAAAETRKRRGRPRKVDTPIESAAKTEEDVSLILKSEEEENEFIDEDPDFCCNIDDGLATSDHSFDDNSGGSDEDTDSDFELDNKDKLEFAVVPKRTVVRPKKYKKRTKPSEPKVRMSRELLEQRKKQQEEYDTIIGKFFNSVLACPICNLSVQNFTDMQRHHRLTHQVDPGYVMCCGRKFSQRKVLAEHVQVHWNPEHFKCAICEKTFQNSRHLESHNQVHMDPAVKLTFNCDLCSKVFLSKTAIDYHKLNKHVPKSEFKFTCSVCNKKFLTERKLKNHMSSMHDPESTIICDKCGKQMRTKIILKKHQELMHSDKPRPEPELKQCQICGAWLKGMTGLKQHMKSIHVESAGEHRCHICSKLSPNARALRRHVYHNHECERKFKCTMCEKAFKRPQELKEHTSTHTGEVLYTCPNCPMTFFCSANMYKHRQRLHRAQYEADKNQPKPPNILKISRNASSQSKTKQEI
- the LOC4803804 gene encoding uncharacterized protein is translated as MSVTIENIKTVAKCSSPQSRESSKKEAPTNRSRKTVWFTIDDVLQETVCPSCGRKMIAFKNPIAHVKKCFSIRRLGTVYRLHGYTECKCGLLISDKPKAKKLHVCVGAVPDFDPVFSYEPEEPLSLSPAPEPSPAKHPPVKILEQKVLQPKAEVWIRNFVTPIKVDYTEVPEVEKPISKHNPNLKPKPKPRVRNFDRRTICQEPDDVCVYSIIRKNGAISIAELSPQSKRGGNENEMEIGRPAPRLPTVLRKRDL